AACGGCGCCTATTCGCTGCGTCCGGCGCCCACCGCCGACAGCCCCGCCACGCTGCCGGCGGTCACCGTCACCGGCCGGCCCGAAACGGCCTGGAGCCCGGTGGACGGCTATGTCGCCACCCGCAGCGCCACCGGCACCAAGACCGACAGCAGCATTCTCGAAACGCCGCAGTCGATCTCCGTGGTCACCGCCGACTTCATCCGCGAGACCGGCGCCTCGCGCCTGAAGGAAAGCCTGGCCTACACCCCGGGCATCAACACCCTGCCCTGGGGCGCCGACACGCGCTTTGACTGGACCATCATCCGCGGCTTCGACGCGCAGGCGCCGGGCTACTACCTGGACGGCCTGCAGCTGCGCAACAACAACAGCTGGGCGGTCTGGCAGACCGAGGTCTACGGCGCCGAGCGCATCGAGGTGCTGCGCGGCCCGACCTCGGTGCTGTACGGCCAGAACGGCGCGGGCGGCATGATCAACGTAGTCAGCAAGCGTCCCACCGACGAACCGCTGCACGAACTGGAGGTGCAGCTCGGCGACCATTCGCGGCGCCAGGTGGCGGGCGATTTCTCGGGCCCGCTGGATGAGAACGGCAAGGTGCTCTACCGCATCACCGGACTGGCGCGCGACGCCGAGCTGCCCGCCAGCGGCCTGCCCAACGACCGCTTCTTCATCGCGCCGGCGCTGACCCTCAAGCCGTCCAGCGACACCACGCTGACGCTGCTGTCGCAATACCTGCGGGTGCGCGACGGCAGTTCCTACGGCAGCTTCCCCGAGGTCGGCACGCAACTGCCCAATCCGAACGGCAAGTTCAAGCCCAACACCTATGTGGGGGAACCGGGCTTCGACCGCTTCAACCAGGAACAGTGGATGGTCGGCTACCTGCTGGAGCATCGCTTGAACGACACCTGGACCGTGCGCCAGAACACGCGCTACGGCTACACCAGCGTCGACTATCGCCAGGTCTACGTGCGCGGCGGCTTCGCCACCGTCAACCCCGCCAACCCGGACGACCCCGCCAACTTCCGGCTGCTGGAGCGGTTCCCGTTCGGCAGCCAGGAAAACGCGCGCCTGTTCACCATCGACAACCAGGCGCAGGCCAAGGTCGCGCTGGGCGACTGGACCCACACCTTCCTGTTCGGGCTGGACTACCAGCGCTCGCGCAACTACCAGCGCACCTACAACGATGGCGTGGTCGCGCCCATCGACGGCTATTCGCCATCCTATGGCAGCCCGGTCGAGACCGCCGCGCCCTGGTTCGACGCCACCACCCGGCTGGCGCAGACCGGGCTCTATCTGCAGGACCAGATCAAGTGGGGCAACTGGGTGGCCACGCTAGGCGGCCGCTACGACAAGGCCAGCGCGGACGTGGACAGCAACATCGACGGCTCGCGCACCAAGATCTCCGAGCACAATTTCAGCAAGCGCGCGGGGCTCGTCTACCTGCATCCGAGCGGCATCGCGCCGTACTTCAGCTACGCGGAATCGTTCTCGCCCACCGCCACCATCGACCCGGTGACCAACAGCCCGATGCGCCCGGAGACCGGCCGCCAGTACGAACTCGGCATCCGCTACGAGCCGCCCGGCGGGCGCAGCCGCTACAGCGCGGCGGTGTTCGACCTGCGGCGCCACAACTACATCACCTACACGCCCGAGTTCCTGCCCAAGCAGACCGGCGAGGTGCAGGTGCGCGGCCTGGAACTGGAAGCCGCGTTCCGGCCGCTGCCGCAGATGAACGTGGTGGCCGCCTATACCTACACGCCCAAGGCCGAGGTCACGGCCAGCAGCACGCCGAGCGAAGTCGGCAAGCAGATGCAGGCAGTGTCGCGCAACCAGATCGCGGTCTGGACCGACTATCGCTTCGAATCGGGCATCAAGGTCGGGCTGGGCGCCCGCTACACCGGCCCGAACTGGGGCTACCAGGAATCGGCCGCGGAAAAACTGCCGGGCTACACGCTGTTCGACGCCATGATCGGCTATCAGGTGCAACGCTGGAACCTGGCGCTGAACGTGCGCAACCTCGGCAACCGCACCTATCTCAGCAATTGCAGCGCGGGCGCCTGCCGCTACGGCGACCAGCGCACGGTGCTGGCGACCGCGACCTACCGCTGGTAGGCGCGGCCGGCGGCAACAGGCCCGGCCCGCGTCAACCGACGGCTTCGGTGTCCGGTTCGGTCACCACCGCGCGCGGCCAGGCCTGCAGCGTTTCCAGGTCGAGGAAGGTGAAGTAGCCGTCCTTCCAGCCCTCGGTATCGATGTGATAGACGTTGCCCAGCGCCAGCGGCGCGGCCACGGGCGTGTGGCCCGCCACCACGGCGCGCACGCCGCGCACCCCGGTGCGGTCCAATTGCCGCAGCCGCTCGCGCGACCACTGGCAGGCCGCGCTGGTGCGCTTGTAGCGGTCCTGCAACGCCGATTCCAGGCGCGGCCAGAACAGCACCGGGCAGTCCGCGTGCAGCAGCCCCACCGGGCCGGACGAGGTTTCCACCTCGATCGCGATGGGCAGTTGCCCGAAGGCCTCGGCGTAGACCTGCTGGCGGTCGGCCGGCAGGTCCAGGAACCAGCCGCCGCCGTAGCCGCGCCAGTTCACCACGTCCACCTGCCCGGTGCGCACGTGGCGCACGGCGTAGTCCTCGTGGTTGCCCTGCACCGCGAAGAACCAGGGCTGCGCCAGCCATTCCAGCGCGGCCTCGCTCTCCGGCCCCCGGTCGACCAGGTCGCCGACGGAAAACAGCCGGTCGCGGCTGGCATCGAACCCCATCCGCCCCAGGCTGTCCTGCAGGCGGGTAAAACAGCCGTGCACGTCGCCCACCGCGAAATCGCGGCCCTGCTCGTTGCGCGGTACTTTCAGAAAACGTTGCTGCATGATGATCCAGCCCGCCCAATCGGGCCCATGTTTCTTTTTAACCCGCTTTCATCAGTCCCCGATTACACCGGGCTTTCACGCGTCTTCCACATATTGCGTTACGAGAATAGCTATTATTCGTGATAATGTTCCGTCTTTCCCAAAATCCAACTTGAAGGGGGCCGCGCGAGCCGCCCCGCCGTCGCCATGACCGCCGCCTCCACCATCAAAACCTGGTACCTGGTCCACAAGTGGACCAGTCTGGTCTGTACGATCTTCCTGCTCATCATCTGCCTGACCGGGCTGCCCTTGGTGTTCCACCACGAGATCGAACACTGGCTCGACGACGGCAAGCCGCTGTCCGACGTGCCCGCCTCGACGCCTCCGGCCAATCTCGACAAGCTGATCGACACCGCCAAATCCATGTATCCGGGCGAAGTCGTCGACTATCTCTTCTTCGACCCCGATGAGCCCCAGGTCTACGTCGGCATGGCCAAGAAGCCGGGCGACGGCCCGATATCCGGCCACGCCGTGCGCATGGACGGCCGTACCGGCGACGTCCTGCTGGACGGCCCGCCATACAGCCAGGACAAGTTCTCCTTCATGGGCATCATGCTGGCCTTGCACGTCGACCTGTTCGCGGACCTGCCCGGTGAACTGTTCCTCGGCTTCATGGGCCTGCTGTTCTGCATCGCCATCGTCTCGGGCGTGGTGCTCTACGGCCCCTTCATGAAGAAGCTGGAATTCGGCACCGTGCGCGCCGGCCGCTCGACCCGCCTGAAGTGGCTCGACCTGCACAACCTGCTCGGCATCGTCACCCTGGTGTGGGCCTTCGTGGTCGGCTTCACCGGCGTCATCAACGAGCTGTCCACGCCGCTGTTCCGGCTGTGGCAATCGACCGAACTCGCGAGCATCCTGGAACCCTACAAGGGCCAGGGCGTGCCGGCCGAGCTGTCGTCGGCCCAGGCCGCGGCCGACACCGCGCGCAAAGCCCTGCCGGGCAACCAGGTGTCGTTCATCGCCTTCCCCGGCAACGCCTTCGGCAGCCCGCACCACTACATCAGCTGGATGCGCGGCGACACGCCGCTGACCTCCAAGATGAACACGCCGGTCCTGATCGACGGCCGCAGCGGCGAACTGACCACCATCGCGAAAATGCCGTGGTACCTGACCGCGCTGGAACTGTCGCGTCCGCTGCACTTCGGCGACTACGGCGGCCTGCCGCTGAAGATCATCTGGGCCGTGCTCGACCTGATCACCATCGTGGTGCTGGTCAGCGGCCTCTACCTGTGGCTGGCCCGCCGCCGCGCCACCGAAGCCCGCATCGCCGAACTGGTGCGCAAGCACCAGGCCGCCGCCCCGCAACGGAGCCCCGCATGAGCAAGAAATCCTCGCGCGGCTTCCTGTTTGTCTGGGGCGTGCCGATCCTGCTGGGCGTGCTCAGCATCTTCGGCCTGCTGGCCGCGCTGCTGGGCACCGGCGGCTGGCACTGGGCCTCGTGGACGGCGCTGACCATCCTGCTGGTGGTCATCGTGCGCTACTGGTGCTTCCCGCCCAGACAGCCCGAGGCATAACGGGGCGGCGGCCCGCGGCCGCCGCGCGCCTCACTTGCCGAACTTCTCCGGATCGGGGCCCAGGCGGGCCCCTTCCTTGATGGCGTCGATCGCCGCCATCTCCGCGCCCGACAGCTCGAAATCGAACACGTCGATGTTCTCGCGGATGCGCGCTGGCGTCACCGACTTCGGAATCACGATCAGGCCGTGCTGCAGATGCCAGCGCAGCGTCACCTGGGCCGGCGACTTGCCGTGCTTGCGCGCCAGGTCCACGATCGTCTTGTCCTTGGTGACCGCGCCCTGCGCCAGCGGGCTCCACGACTCGGTGGCGATGCCATGCTTGTCATGGAACGCGCGCAATTCGCGCTGCGCGAAACCGGGGTGCAGTTCGATCTGGTTCACCGCCGGCGTCACGCCGGTGGCGTCGATCAGGCGCTCGAGGTTGGCCTGCGTGAAGTTGGACACGCCGATCGAACGCGCGCGGCCATCCTCTTTCATCTCGATCATCGCGCGCCAGGCGTCGACGAACTTCTCGCTGCCCGCCACCGGCCAGTGGATCAGGTACAGATCCACATAGGCCAGGCCCAGCTTTTCCAGGCTCTCGTTCATGGCCTCGTGGGCCGAATCGAAGCCATGCCTGTCGTTCCACAGCTTGGTCGTGACAAACAGATCCTTGCGCGCCACGCCTGCCGCGCGCAGGCCGGCGCCGACGCCGGATTCGTTGCCATAGATCGCGGCGGTGTCCACCGAACGGTAGCCCGCCGCCAACGCCTCCTTGACGCTGGCGGCGGCCTGGTCGTCCGGCACCTGCCAGACGCCCAGGCCCAATTGCGGAATCTTGCTGCCGTCGTTCAGTTTGACTGTGGGTACCTTCGCCATATGACCCTCCGAAACTTGCAACGCAACACTTGCACGGCGAAAACGCGCCAGGTCGCGCGACCAGGAATGCTGCCGGGCGTACGCCTGGTCGACAGTGGATGATGGGCCCGCCCTGCTGCGCCCGCATACGAAAACCGGATGGAAAACCCCCGGGAGCGGCCAGCGCGCGGCCCATCCGTCCCAGGGGTTTTCAGTTAAATAATAGCGCCGGTGCCGGATAATCGCCTCCATACCCGGCCCGCGCCCCGCGCCGGCCCACGCCATTTGCCCTTGCCGCCCCTATGACAACCCCTGACTCCCGGACGCCCGGCCGTGGCGGTTTCGCCACGCTGCGCACCCTGTTCCCCTACCTCTGGCCGCCCGGCCAGACCGGCCTGAAGGTCCGCGTCGTCGCCGCCCTGCTGTGCCTGTTCGCCGCCAAGGCGGCCACCGTCTACGTGCCGCTGCTGTACAAGCACGCCATCGACGCCCTGGGCCAGGGCGCGCCCGGCAGCGTGACCGTGCCGCTGGGCCTGATTCTGGCCTATGGCAGCGCGCGCGTTCTGTCCCTGTTGTTTTCCGAATTGCGCGACGCCCTCTTCGCCCGCGTCGGCCAGCACGCCATCCGCTCGGTCGGCCTGCGCATCTTCCGCCACCTGCACGGCCTGGCGCTGCGCTTTCACCTGACGCGCCAGACCGGCGGCCTGACCCGCGCCATCGAGCGCGGCACCAAGGGCATCCAGACGCTGCTGTCGTTCCTGCTGTTCAACATCCTGCCGACCTTCTTCGAGATCGGCCTGGTCTGCATCGTGCTGTGGCGCATGTTCGACGCCTGGCTGGCGCTGGCCACCGGCGCCACCGTGGTCCTGTACATGGCCTACACGCTGGCCGTCACCGAATGGCGCGCCAAGTTCCGCCGGCTGATGAACGAGACCGACTCCGAGGCCAACACCAAGGCCATCGAGAGCCTGCTGAACTACGAGACGGTCAAGTACTTCGGCAACGAGGAACACGAAGCGCGCCGCTACGACGCCTCGCTCACCCGCTACGAACGCGCCGCGGTGCGCAGCCAGGTCAGCCTGTCGATCCTCAACGTCGGCCAGGCCGTCATCATCTCCGCCGGCCTCACGCTGGTGATGTGGATGGCCGCCAACGGCATCGCCGAGGGCCGCTACACGCTGGGCGACTTCGTGCTGGTCAACACCTACCTGCTGCAGCTGTACTCGCCGCTCAGCTTTTTCGGCTTCATCTACCGCGAGATCAAGCAGGCCATGATCGACATGGAACGCATGTTCGAACTGCTGGGCCAGGACCGCGAAGTGGCCGACCGCCCCGGCGCGCAGCCACTGCGCGTCGACGGCGGCGCGGTCGAGTTCCGCGACGTGCGCTTCGGCTACGACGAACGGCGGCCCATCCTCAAGGACGTGAGCTTCACCCTGCCGGCCGGCAAGACCGTGGCCGTGGTCGGCACCTCGGGCGCGGGCAAGTCCACCATCGCGCGGCTGCTGTTCCGCTTCTACGACGCCGACGCCGGCGCCATCCTGGTCGACGGCCAGGACATCCGCGACGTCACCCAGGCCAGCCTGCGCGCCGCCATCGGCGTGGTGCCGCAGGACACCGTGCTGTTCAACGACACCATCCGCTACAACATCGGCTACGGCCGGCCCGGCGCCTCCGACGCCGAGATCGAGCAGGCCGCCCGGCTGGCGCACATCCACGACCTGGTCATGGCCATGCCCGACGGCTACCAGACCATGGTGGGCGAGCGCGGCCTCAAGCTGTCCGGCGGCGAAAAGCAGCGCGTCGCCATCGCCCGCACCCTGCTCAAGGACCCGGCCATCTTCCTGTTCGACGAAGCCACCAGCGCGCTCGACACGCGCACCGAACGCGACATCCAGACCAACCTGCGCGAGGTCAGCCGCGGCCGCAGCACGCTCATCATCGCCCACCGCCTGTCCACCGTGGCCGACGCCGACGAGATCATCGTGCTGGAGGACGGCCGCATCGCCGAACGCGGCCGCCACACGTACCTGCTGGCCGCGGGCGGCCTGTATGCCGCGATGTGGGCGCGACAGCAGGAAAACACCGCCGCGCCGGCCGATTGACAAGCCCCGCCCCCTGACCCAAGATCGCACCCTTTGATTCCAAGGCCTTCCATGCAGGATTCCCGTATCGCTCCCGAAGTCCGCGTCTGCGCCGCCACCGACCTGGTCAATGGCGGGCTGGGCGTCAAAGTGCCGGTCTCCGACAGCGCGGGGCAGACCACGGCGTTCTTCGTGCGTTACCAGGACCAGGTCCATGGCTATCTGAATCGCTGCGCGCACGTGGGCGTCGAACTCGATTGGGAAGGCAGTTTCTTCACCCGCGCCGGCGACCTGATCATGTGCGCCCGCCACGGCGCCACCTACCAGCCCGATACCGGCCTGTGCGTGGGCGGGCCCTGTAAGAACGGCCGCCTCACGGTGCTGACGGTGCAGGAGCGCGACGGCGCCGTCTACTGGCAGCCCAGCGGCAGGATCCAGCCGCTGGCCGTCTGAGGCCTCAGGCGCGGGCCGGTTCGGCCGCCTGCGCCGGCTCGGCGCGATCGGCATAGCGGCGCGCCAGCACCGCGCAGACCATCAGCTGCATCTGGTGGAAGATCATCAGCGGCAGCACCACGATGCCCATCTGCGAGGTGCCGAACAGCACCGTGGCCAGCGGAATGCCGGACGCCAGCGACTTCTTCGACCCGCAGAACACCAGCGTGATCTCGTTTTCCTTGGACAGCCCGAGCTTGCGGCTGCCCCAGGTGGTGATCAGCAGCACCGCCCCCAGCAGCAGCGCATTGACCAGCACCATGGTCGCCAGGTCGATCGCCGGGAACGCGTGCCAGATGCCCTGCGCCACCGCTTCGCTGAACGCGGTATAGACCGCCAGCAGGATCGAGCTGCGATCCACCTTCGACAGGACGCGGCTGTTGCGCTGCGCCCAGGCGCCGATCCACGGCCGCAGCAGGCTGCCCAGCGCGAACGGCAGCAGCAATTGCAGCAGGATGCGGCCGGCGTCGGCCAGGCCATGGCCGCCCCCCTGGCGATGCAGCAGCACCGCCACCAGCAGCGGCGTCAGCACCGTGCCCAGCAGGTTCGAGGCGGTGGCCGCGCAGATGGCGCCCGGCACGTTGCCGCGCGCCATCGAGGTGAAGGCGATGGACGACTGCACCGTCGACGACAGCGTGCACACGAAGATCACGCCCACCCACAGCGCCGGCGTCAGCAGGCCGGGAAAGGCGGCCCGCAGCGCCAGCCCCAGCGCCGGGAACAGGATGAACGTGCATCCCAGGATCAACGCATGCAGCCGCACGTCCTTGACGCCGGCCACGATCGCGTCGGTCGACAGGCGCGCGCCGTGCAGGAAAAACAGCAGCGAAATCGCCAGGTTGCTGGCCACCAGCATGAACGACGCGCCCTTGCCCACGGCGGGGAAAAAGCTGGCGAAGGCCACGGTGGCGATCAGGATGAGGGTGAACTGGTCGGGCAGGAAGCGGCGCATGGCGAGGGGTTTCCAGGAAGGTCGCGGCCACTATAGGCGCGCCGCTTGCTATCGTGAAGACCACTGGTTACTGTAATTGCCATTGGAATTCCCTATAAGCAGGCCGCCATGCTCAATCCGCTCTGGCTCAAGACCTTCGCCGCGGCCGCCGCCTCGCCCAGCTTCAGCGAGGCCGCGCGCCGCCTGGGCCTGACCCAGCCCACCGTCAGCGAACACATCCGCCAGCTGGAACAGGCCCTGAACCGCCGCCTGTTCCTGCGCGACACCCACTCGCTGGCCCTGACCAGCGACGGCCGCAGCCTGCTGGTGCACGCCGAGATCATCCTCGATGCGCACGAGCGCGCCGAGCGGCTGTTCGACGCCCCGCGGCTGCGCGGCCGCGTGCGGCTCGGCACTTCCGACGACCTGGCGATGGGGCCGCTGCCCGACGTGCTGGCCGCGTTCCGCCAGGCGCATCCCGAAGTGGAGCTGGACATCACCATCGGCGTCACCAGCGACCTCTACCGCCTGCTCGACGACAATGGCCTGGACGTGATGATCGGCAAGCGCCGCCGTGGCGACCGCCGCGGCCAGACCTTGCACAAAGAGGCGTTGCTGTGGCGCGCCAAGGAAGGGCTGCGCCTGGCGCCCGACGCGCCGCTGCCGCTGATCCTGCTGCGCGAGCCGAGCGTCACCCGCACCCTGGCGCTGGATGCGCTGGCGCGTGCCGGCCGCAACTGGCAGATCGTCTGCACCAGCACCAGCTACGCCGGCTGCCAGGCGGCCGCCCGCGCCGGCCTGGGCATCACCGTGCAGCCCTCGCACCTTTCCACCACCGGCCTGGCGGCGCCGGCCGGCGCGCTGGCCCTGCCGGCGCTGCCGCAGGTCGAATTCATCGTCATCTCGGCGCCCACGCCCAATCGGCCCACCCAGGCGCTGACCGAGATCCTGATGCGCAGCTCGCTGACCTGAACCCTTCCCCGTCGGCCAGGCGCGTCGGCCCGGCCGACGGGCCGCCCCGCGCAGCGCGCATGGCGGCCGCCGCTCACGCCCCCGGCCGCGTATGCCGCACGCTGCCTTCCAGCGGCTGCGGCTGCTTGAGCAGGTTGAGGATCGGGCACCACTGCTCCACCGCCTCGTGCACCGCCCGCACCGCCTGCGGGTCGGCAGGCGACACGATGTGCGCCGTATAGCGGATGTTGTGCGGGAAGAACGGCACTTTCTCGTAGCCCGGCTTGCCGCCGCGCGGATCCAGGTCGCCCTCGATCTCGACTTCCAGCGATTCCAGCGGCAATTCCAATTCGGCCGCCTTGATCAGGAAGATGTGCGTCAGGCAGCTGCCCAGCGATCCCAGCAGCAGTTCCGGCGAACTCGGTCCCAGGTCGTAGCCGGCGAAATCCGCCGGGCTGTCGCTCACCACCTGATGGTCGCGGATGCGGATGCGGCGCACGCCGCTGCGCCCCTCAGCGCTGACATGCGCGCGCAGCTTCACCGGCGTCACCGTGCCCGGATCGCGCGCATTGCGCGCCAGCACCGCCTCGCGCTTCTGGCCCAGGTATTCATTCAAGGTACTCATCTTGCCTGCCTCGCGTTTGTGAAAGGGAAAGGAAAAAAGTGCCCGGCCGCCACGCCGCGCGATGGCGTGTCACTGCCTGCGCCGCGTATCCGGAATCTCGATGGGGGCACGGTCCATCGCCAGCAACAACGCGCCCAGTCCCTGGGCCGAGGTGTTCTCCATGCGCCCGCCCGGGCCGCAGACGTTGTCCGCGCTGGTCCAGGCCGGCGCCGCGCCCGGCAGCCGCCGCGCCCGCAGCCAGCCGCGCCGGTCCACCATGAACTGCGCGCCCGCCAGCTCGGCCGGCGCCACGCCCGCGGCCAGCGCATAGGCCTCCCATGCCGCCTCGTCCGCCGCCACGCAATCGGCGTCCGCCGCCAGCGCGCCGCCGCGCGTCAATGCAACGGTCAGCAGCCGTGGATCCTGGGGTTCCGGCGGCGCGCCCGGACTGAAGGCCGCCACCCGCACCGGCAGGCCGCGCAGCCCGGACAACGTGGCGGCGCGCCCGTCGCGGCAGGCCAGCGCCACCACCGGCGCCGGAATCGCCGGCATGCCCGTGCCGCCGCTGGCGCCATAGGCCTGCACCCGCAGATAGTCCAGCACCAGCCAGACCTGGTCCGGCGACAGCGCCTCGCCTGGCGCCCGCGCGGCCGCGCCGCCGTGCGTCGCGCCCTCGCGCGCCAGGCGCGCATACAGCTCGCCCTCCAGGCGGTTATCGAACAGCGCCGCCCCCAGCACGCTGGGCCAGGCGGGCAGCCCGGCGGCAAGCACGCCACGGCCATCCGCCCGCGCCCCGTGGCAGGCGGCGCAATGCGCCTGGTACAGGCGCGCGCCCCGCAGCAGGTTGTCATCCGAAAACACCAGTGGCGAACGCTGGTAGGACGTGTGCGTCGCCTCCGTCAGCAGCAGCCGCGGCGCCGGCCAACTGGCGCTGGCCAGCAATCCCGCGGCGGCCGTCAACAGCACCAGCCGGCCACGCCGCGCGAACAGTGCCGCGGTCAGCAACGCCAGCGCCAGCAGCGTCAATCCCAGCGCCAGCCACAGGCGGCGCCAGGTATGGCCGCTGACCGGCAGGCCGGCGTCGTAGCGCCACGCGAACGGCCAATGCGCGATCGCCAGCGCTTCGTCCGGCTGCCAGGCGATCGCCACGGCCAGCAATGCCGCCAGCAGCGCCAGCGCTCCCAGCAACATGGCGCCGGCCCGGCGCCACCCGGTCCGCGCCGCGCGTTCCGGCGCGCGGCTATGCAGCCAGGCGGCCGCCAGCCCCGCCAACCCCAACACCGCCGCCGCCGCCAACGCCAGGTGTCCAAGCCGAGACCCCAGCAGACCCGGCGCCCCCAGCGTCCGCTGCCAGCCCAGCACCACCACGCCAATCGCGGCCGCCAGGGACAGCGCCGCCAGCGCCGGCAACGGCAGCCCGACCGCGATCGCCTGGCCGTCGGGGCGCCGGCGCGCGGCGGCCAGGCACGCCAGCATGCCGGCCGGCGCCACCGCGACGGCCAGCGCCAACCCCGCATTGCTCACCACGTCGCATCCAGTCCCAACAGCGCCAGCGCGCGGCGCCGCAGCTCGGCCAGGCGCGGATCGCCGCGATGGCGCGGATACGGCAGGTCATTGACGATCTCGTCCTTGATGCGCGCAGGCCGCTCGCTCAGCACGATGATGCGCGACGCCATGAAGAGCGCCTCTTCCACGTCGTGCGTCACCAGCAAGGCCGTGAAGCCACTGCGCTGCCACAGTTCCACCAACTCGGACTGCATCGCGATCCGCGTCAGCGAATCGAGCTTGCCCAGCGGCTCGTCCAGGATCAGGATGCGCGGATCGTTGACCAGCGCGCGCGCCAACGCGGCGCGCTGCGCCATGCCACCCGACAGCTGGTGCGGATAGGCCGCGCCGAACGCCGTCAGCCCGACGCGCTGCAACGCGTCGTCGACGCGCCCGCGCTCGGTCTTGAGCAGCCCGCGCGCCTGCAGCCCCAGCGCCACGTTGTGCCACACCGTGCGCCAGGGATACAGCGTCGGATCCTGGAACACCACGATGCGCGACGGCGACGGCCCGTCGATCGGCTCGCCATCGGCCAGCAGGTCGCCCTGCGCGGGCGGCTCCAGCCCCGCCACCAGCCGCAGCAGGGTCGACTTGCCGCAGCCGCTGGGGCCCAGCAGCGCGACGAATTCGCCGGGCCGCACCTCCAGGTCGATATCGTCCAGCACCGGCAACGCCGCGCCGTCCAGGTCGAAGCGGTGATTCACGCCCCGCACCGCCAGCGCCGCGCCGCGCGCCGCGTCCGCCGTTGCCGCGCCTTGCGCCGCCGCTACCATTTCACCACTCCCTTCTGCCAGGCCAGCAGGCGGTCGCGGCCGACGAACAGCAAGGTGATCAGGCCCGAGAACACCAGCGCCATCACGATCAGCGCGCCGTACATATTGGCGTACGAGGCCCAGCCCTGTGCCCACGACAGGTACCAGCCCAGCCCGGATTTGACGCCCATCATCTCGGCCGCCACCAGCACCGAGAACGACGCGCCCAGGCCCATGAACAGGCCGACGAACACCTGCGGCAACGCCGCCGGAATCGCCACCCGCAGCACCAGGAACCACTCGCTCGCGCCCAGGGTCCGCGCCACGTCGTAATAGGCGCGGTTCACGCCGGCCACGCCCGACCACGTCAACACCGTGACCGGGAACCACGTCGCCAGCGCGATCAGGAACACCGCCGCCGACCAGCCCGACGGAAAGAAGAAGAACGCCATCGGCAGCAGCGCCGTCGACGGCACCGGCCCCAGGAACCGCAGCACCGGATGCACCCAGTACCCCAGGCCGCGCGACCAGCCGATCGCCACG
The window above is part of the Achromobacter deleyi genome. Proteins encoded here:
- a CDS encoding bile acid:sodium symporter family protein; translated protein: MRRFLPDQFTLILIATVAFASFFPAVGKGASFMLVASNLAISLLFFLHGARLSTDAIVAGVKDVRLHALILGCTFILFPALGLALRAAFPGLLTPALWVGVIFVCTLSSTVQSSIAFTSMARGNVPGAICAATASNLLGTVLTPLLVAVLLHRQGGGHGLADAGRILLQLLLPFALGSLLRPWIGAWAQRNSRVLSKVDRSSILLAVYTAFSEAVAQGIWHAFPAIDLATMVLVNALLLGAVLLITTWGSRKLGLSKENEITLVFCGSKKSLASGIPLATVLFGTSQMGIVVLPLMIFHQMQLMVCAVLARRYADRAEPAQAAEPARA
- a CDS encoding LysR family transcriptional regulator, translated to MLNPLWLKTFAAAAASPSFSEAARRLGLTQPTVSEHIRQLEQALNRRLFLRDTHSLALTSDGRSLLVHAEIILDAHERAERLFDAPRLRGRVRLGTSDDLAMGPLPDVLAAFRQAHPEVELDITIGVTSDLYRLLDDNGLDVMIGKRRRGDRRGQTLHKEALLWRAKEGLRLAPDAPLPLILLREPSVTRTLALDALARAGRNWQIVCTSTSYAGCQAAARAGLGITVQPSHLSTTGLAAPAGALALPALPQVEFIVISAPTPNRPTQALTEILMRSSLT
- a CDS encoding OsmC family protein, encoding MSTLNEYLGQKREAVLARNARDPGTVTPVKLRAHVSAEGRSGVRRIRIRDHQVVSDSPADFAGYDLGPSSPELLLGSLGSCLTHIFLIKAAELELPLESLEVEIEGDLDPRGGKPGYEKVPFFPHNIRYTAHIVSPADPQAVRAVHEAVEQWCPILNLLKQPQPLEGSVRHTRPGA
- a CDS encoding c-type cytochrome, which encodes MVSNAGLALAVAVAPAGMLACLAAARRRPDGQAIAVGLPLPALAALSLAAAIGVVVLGWQRTLGAPGLLGSRLGHLALAAAAVLGLAGLAAAWLHSRAPERAARTGWRRAGAMLLGALALLAALLAVAIAWQPDEALAIAHWPFAWRYDAGLPVSGHTWRRLWLALGLTLLALALLTAALFARRGRLVLLTAAAGLLASASWPAPRLLLTEATHTSYQRSPLVFSDDNLLRGARLYQAHCAACHGARADGRGVLAAGLPAWPSVLGAALFDNRLEGELYARLAREGATHGGAAARAPGEALSPDQVWLVLDYLRVQAYGASGGTGMPAIPAPVVALACRDGRAATLSGLRGLPVRVAAFSPGAPPEPQDPRLLTVALTRGGALAADADCVAADEAAWEAYALAAGVAPAELAGAQFMVDRRGWLRARRLPGAAPAWTSADNVCGPGGRMENTSAQGLGALLLAMDRAPIEIPDTRRRQ
- a CDS encoding ABC transporter ATP-binding protein; this translates as MVAAAQGAATADAARGAALAVRGVNHRFDLDGAALPVLDDIDLEVRPGEFVALLGPSGCGKSTLLRLVAGLEPPAQGDLLADGEPIDGPSPSRIVVFQDPTLYPWRTVWHNVALGLQARGLLKTERGRVDDALQRVGLTAFGAAYPHQLSGGMAQRAALARALVNDPRILILDEPLGKLDSLTRIAMQSELVELWQRSGFTALLVTHDVEEALFMASRIIVLSERPARIKDEIVNDLPYPRHRGDPRLAELRRRALALLGLDATW
- a CDS encoding ABC transporter permease, which encodes MSSADALEVGALRGAPAALHPWRLWKTGVVAAALWAAVGAVTLRWPNVEVGFVSWGYTREFGIAALVLAALLLLAAVAGADRRRPLRALYRGGPWLVLLALAVGAWEIATAKLALLPSPFFAPPQSLIEVYVTDYKRLADSLGNSLWLLVNGFGLGAAAGFLTGVAIGWSRGLGYWVHPVLRFLGPVPSTALLPMAFFFFPSGWSAAVFLIALATWFPVTVLTWSGVAGVNRAYYDVARTLGASEWFLVLRVAIPAALPQVFVGLFMGLGASFSVLVAAEMMGVKSGLGWYLSWAQGWASYANMYGALIVMALVFSGLITLLFVGRDRLLAWQKGVVKW